The following DNA comes from Amycolatopsis albispora.
AGAAGGCCGTGGTGCTCGGCGGCGGGGTGATCGGGGTGGAGTTCGCCAGCGTGTGGGCCTCCTTCGGCACCGAGGTGACCATCGTCGAGGCGCTGCCGCGGCTGGTCCCGAACGAGGACGAGTTCGCCTCCAAGCAGCTCGAGCGCGCCTTCCGCCGTCGCAAGATCGCCTTCAAGACCGGGGTCAAGTTCACCGGCGCCAAGCAGGACGACAACGGCGTGAGCGTGTCGCTGGAGTCCGGCGAGACCATCGACGCCGACCTGCTGCTGGTCGCGGTCGGCCGCGGGCCCAACTCGGCCGGGCACGGCTACGAGGAGGCCGGGGTCTCGATGGAGCGCGGCTTCGTGCTCACCGACGACCGCCTGCGCACCAACCTGCCGAACGTCTACGCGGTCGGCGACATCGTGCCGGGCCTGCAGCTCGCGCACCGCGGTTTCCAGCAGGGCATCTTCGTGGCCGAGGAGATCGCCGGCCTCGACCCGCGCCCGGTGGACGAGGCCGGCATCCCGCGGGTGACCTACTCGCACCCGGAGGTCGCCTCGGTCGGCCTCACCGAAGCGCAGGCCAAGGAGCGCTACGGTGCTGACGTGGTCACCTTCACCTACGACCTCGGCGGCAACGGCAAGAGCCAGATCCTGAAGACCTCCGGCGCGGTGAAGCTGATCAAGGCGCCGGACGGGCCGGTGGTCGGCCTGCACCTGGTCGGCGACCGCGTCGGCGAGCTGATCGGCGAAGCGCAGCTGATCTACAACTGGGAGGC
Coding sequences within:
- the lpdA gene encoding dihydrolipoyl dehydrogenase, with the protein product MTDTSADLVILGGGSGGYAAAFRAAELGLSVILIEKDKLGGTCLHRGCIPTKALLHAAEVADSARESEQFGVKATLEGVDIAGVNKYKDSIISRLYKGLQGLAKAHKVTLVEGSGTFVGGTSVEVDGTRYTGKNVILATGSYSKTLPGLELGGRIIASEQALSLDYIPEKAVVLGGGVIGVEFASVWASFGTEVTIVEALPRLVPNEDEFASKQLERAFRRRKIAFKTGVKFTGAKQDDNGVSVSLESGETIDADLLLVAVGRGPNSAGHGYEEAGVSMERGFVLTDDRLRTNLPNVYAVGDIVPGLQLAHRGFQQGIFVAEEIAGLDPRPVDEAGIPRVTYSHPEVASVGLTEAQAKERYGADVVTFTYDLGGNGKSQILKTSGAVKLIKAPDGPVVGLHLVGDRVGELIGEAQLIYNWEAFPEDIAPLIHAHPTQSEALGEAHLALAGKPLHVHS